In Neofelis nebulosa isolate mNeoNeb1 chromosome 10, mNeoNeb1.pri, whole genome shotgun sequence, one DNA window encodes the following:
- the LOC131486662 gene encoding olfactory receptor 5AS1 has translation MLESNYTMPTEFLLVGFTDYLPLRVTLFLVFLIVYTLTVVGNLGLIILVHINPSLQTPMYYFLSNLSFLDICYSTAIAPKMLVNFLASRKSISPYGCALQMFFFGCFADAECLILAAMAYDRYAAICNPLLYSTLMSRRVCICFVVLAYFSGSMTSMVHVCLTFRLSFCGSNIVNHFFCDIPPLLALSCTDIHINELLLFALCGFIQTSTFVVIFISYFCILITVLSIKSSGGRSKTFSTCTSHFIAVSLFYGTLLFMYLRPTTDYSLDTDKVVAVFYTVVFPMFNPIIYSFRNRDVKNALKKLLERNWTFK, from the coding sequence ATGTTGGAGAGTAATTATACCATGCCAACTGAGTTTCTTCTTGTTGGATTCACAGATTATTTGCCTCTCAGGGTCACACTCTTCTTGGTATTTCTTATAGTCTATACGCTAACTGTGGTGGGAAATCTGGGTTTAATAATCTTAGTTCATATCAATCCAAGCCTTCAAACCcccatgtattattttcttagcaACCTGTCTTTCTTAGACATCTGCTATTCTACCGCGATCGCTCCTAAAATGCTGGTGAATTTTTTAGCATCCAGGAAAAGCATCTCTCCCTATGGCTGTGCActacaaatgtttttctttggttgctttgCTGATGCTGAGTGCCTCATTCTGGCAGCAATGGCCTACGACCGCTATGCAGCCATCTGTAACCCATTGCTCTATTCTACCCTTATGTCGAGGAGAGTCTGTATCTGCTTCGTTGTGTTGGCATACTTCAGTGGGAGTATGACTTCCATGGTACATGTCTGCCTCACATTCAGGCTGTCATTTTGTGGCTCTAATATTGTCAATCATTTCTTCTGTGATATCCCACCTCTTCTGGCTTTATCATGCACGGACATCCATATCAATGAGCTTCTGCTCTTTGCCTTATGTGGTTTCATCCAGACCAGCACTTTTGTGGTCATATTTATCTCTTACTTCTGTATCCTCATCACTGTTTTGAGCATTAAGTCCTCAGGGGGCAGGAGCAAAACGTTCTCCACTTGTACTTCCCATTTCATAGCGGTCTCCTTGTTCTACGGAACACTCCTGTTTATGTACTTACGTCCCACCACTGACTATTCCCTGGACACTGACAAGGTAGTTGCAGTGTTTTATACTGTGGTCTTTCCCATGTTTAACCCAATAATATACAGTTTCAGAAACAGGGATGTAAAAAATGCCCTCAAAAAGCTATTAGAAAGAAACTGGACTTTCAAATga
- the LOC131488827 gene encoding olfactory receptor 1052-like, whose amino-acid sequence MAGWNQTGVKEFLLVGLTENPNLQIPLFFLFTLIYSITLAGNWGMIILIWLNTQLHTPMYFFLSNLSFCDICYSTVFAPKMLVNFLSKHKASTFSGCVLQSFFFAVYVTTEGILLSMMAYDRYVAIANPLSYTLIMTQKVCIQMVLASYLGGFINSLTHTIGLLKLDFCGPNIVNHYFCDIPPLLRLSCSDAHNNEMLLLVFSGVIAMFTFTIIMVSYTCIIIAIQRIRSAEGRHKAFSTCASHLTAVTLFYGSVTFSYIQPSSQYSLEQEKVSAVFYTLVIPMLNPLIYSLRNKDVKEAAKRSMWWKRTPT is encoded by the coding sequence ATGGCAGGTTGGAACCAGACAGGGGTGAAGGAATTCCTTCTGGTAGGTTTAACTGAAAACCCTAATTTGCAgatccctctctttttccttttcacccTTATTTATTCCATCACTCTGGCAGGTAATTGGGGGATGATTATCTTGATCTGGTTAAATACCCAACTTCATACTCCAATGTACTTTTTCCTTAGCAACCTCTCTTTTTGTGATATCTGCTACTCTACTGTCTTTGCTCCAAAGATGTTGGTCAATTTTCTATCAAAACACAAAGCTAGCACATTTTCTGGTTGTGTTctacagagtttcttttttgcAGTTTATGTAACCACAGAGGGCATTCTTCTGTCTATGATGGCTTATGACCGCTATGTGGCAATAGCTAATCCCTTGTCGTACACACTCATAATGACCCAAAAGGTTTGTATTCAGATGGTCCTTGCGTCATACTTGGGTGGGTTCATTAATTCGTTGACACACACAATAGGTTTGCTCAAGCTAGATTTCTGTGGTCCTAACATCGTGAATCATTATTTCTGTGACATTCCCCCTCTTCTGAGACTCTCTTGCTCTGATGCCCATAACAATGAGATGCTACTTTTAGTTTTCTCTGGGGTCATTGCAATGTTCACTTTCACTATCATCATGGTCTCTTATACGTGCATCATCATTGCCATCCAAAGAATCCGCTCAGCTGAGGGGAGGCACAAAGCCTTCTCCACTTGTGCCTCTCACCTCACTGCTGTGACCTTATTCTATGGGTCTGTAACCTTTAGTTACATCCAGCCAAGTTCTCAGTATTCCCTGGAACAGGAGAAAGTCTCTGCTGTGTTTTATACATTGGTTATCCCCATGCTGAACCCACTGATTTATAGCCTACGCAATAAGGATGTAAAAGAGGCAGCAAAAAGGTCAATGTGGTGGAAGAGAACCCCCACCTGA